A single Lolium perenne isolate Kyuss_39 chromosome 6, Kyuss_2.0, whole genome shotgun sequence DNA region contains:
- the LOC127310192 gene encoding uncharacterized protein, translating into MGITMKMLEDSDTCFHGILPTLPAYSLGKASLNVVFGKPDNFRKERIEFEVVNWESQYHAILGRPAYAKFMSVPHYAYLQLKMPGNNGTNITVHGSFSRSDNCDREFQRIAAKFVMKQEVIDYPSKQLTSHEDDKVKKSKKTK; encoded by the coding sequence ATGGGGATTACCATGAAGATGCTAGAAGACTCTGATACATGTTTTCACGGCATCCTTCCTACTTTACCGGCATATTCTCTCGGCAAGGCCTCTCTGAATGTTGTCTTTGGTAAACCCgataatttcaggaaagaaaggatcgagtttgaagtagtcaATTGGGAATCGCAGTACCATGCTATACTTGGTAGACCAGCATACGCCAAGTTTATGTCTGTGCCACATTATGCGTATCTCCAGctcaagatgccaggcaacaatggaacaaacatcacagtACATGGAAGTTTCTCTCGTTCAGATAATTGTGATCGCGAgtttcaaaggattgctgcaaaatTTGTAATGAAACAGGAAGTTATCGACTACCCGTCCAAGCAATTgacctctcatgaagatgacaaggTCAAGAAGTCGAAAAAAACCAAATGA